In Flavobacterium endoglycinae, one DNA window encodes the following:
- a CDS encoding putative porin, producing the protein MRIFIFLYLLVVPTLLFSQGKPASKNNLDMNTQYSSITDTVKKKKSKIATIDQYKIISLEHDTIYADTSLTLKSAYKQNHLRKDLFGLLELPNIGQPINTLQYSLTSFSPYPEIGFNGKHFNYIQADEVRYYSAATPFTELFFNTTINKGQNVDSFITLNTSKNLNFSIAYRGLRSEGDYINQLVSSGSFRFTTSYATTNKRYAINGHFTYQDNLNEENGGITTPEDFESDNPDFKNRQRLQVYLTDAESLLKGRRLFFDHAFRVNPKEGNNNLYINHQFNYESKAFEYKQPTVLSIVDGEEVQRFGESYVTSNINDQTHFERLYNKVGLAYENSLLGKFHFFVDDYRSNYEYGKIIVFKDGRTIPDNLFLQINNFGAQYEYQKNKWNGRFLYTRSITNQSLSDLDAKLRYNLNEKIQFDFRYRNINKLPNNNFNLYQSSYVQYNWSNNFKNEKINSLGAAIYTPWLNAEVQYTVLNDHLYFKDVSTAAQTALQTQIINPAQYGNAVNYLEIKANKEFKFGKFGFDNTLLYQKVDQSESIVNVPDFVTRNTLYYSNYFFKKALYAQGGVVFNYFTKYYANGYNPVIGEFYVQDTKEIGDFATIDLFINARIRQTRFYLKGEHINALFSKGNYYSAPNYPYRDFVIRFGLVWNFFQ; encoded by the coding sequence ATGAGAATATTCATTTTTCTATATCTATTAGTAGTTCCAACTTTATTGTTTTCTCAGGGAAAGCCTGCTTCTAAAAATAATTTAGATATGAACACCCAATATTCAAGCATAACAGATACAGTAAAAAAGAAAAAATCAAAGATTGCTACTATAGATCAATATAAGATTATTTCATTAGAACACGACACGATTTATGCCGATACTTCGCTGACTCTTAAGAGTGCTTACAAACAAAATCATCTTAGAAAAGATCTTTTTGGACTTTTGGAATTGCCAAACATTGGTCAGCCGATAAATACTTTACAATACAGTTTAACAAGTTTTTCGCCCTATCCAGAAATTGGTTTCAACGGAAAACATTTTAATTACATTCAGGCAGATGAAGTACGTTATTATTCGGCAGCAACACCTTTTACAGAGTTGTTTTTTAATACGACTATCAATAAAGGACAAAACGTAGATTCATTTATTACTTTAAATACTTCAAAAAATCTTAACTTTTCTATTGCGTATCGCGGTCTTCGTTCAGAGGGAGATTACATTAATCAGCTGGTAAGTTCAGGAAGTTTTAGGTTTACAACGAGTTATGCGACTACTAATAAAAGATATGCTATAAACGGACATTTTACGTATCAGGATAATTTGAATGAAGAAAACGGAGGTATTACAACACCAGAAGATTTTGAAAGCGACAATCCAGATTTTAAAAACCGCCAGCGTCTGCAAGTATATTTAACAGATGCCGAATCGCTTTTAAAAGGAAGACGTTTGTTTTTTGATCATGCTTTCAGAGTAAATCCAAAAGAAGGCAATAATAATTTATACATCAACCATCAGTTTAATTATGAAAGTAAAGCGTTTGAATATAAACAGCCAACCGTTCTTTCAATAGTGGATGGTGAAGAAGTACAACGTTTTGGAGAATCGTATGTAACGAGTAATATAAACGATCAGACTCATTTTGAACGATTGTATAATAAAGTAGGATTGGCTTATGAGAATTCTCTTTTAGGTAAATTTCACTTTTTTGTAGATGATTACCGCTCTAATTATGAGTATGGAAAAATCATTGTTTTTAAAGATGGAAGAACAATTCCAGACAATTTATTTCTTCAGATTAATAATTTTGGAGCGCAATATGAATATCAAAAAAACAAATGGAACGGACGATTTTTGTATACTAGATCGATTACAAACCAGTCACTTTCTGATCTTGATGCTAAATTGCGTTACAACTTAAATGAGAAAATCCAGTTTGATTTCAGATATAGAAACATCAACAAACTGCCAAATAACAATTTCAATTTATACCAAAGCAGTTACGTACAATATAACTGGTCGAATAATTTTAAAAATGAGAAAATTAATTCGCTTGGAGCAGCTATTTACACGCCTTGGTTAAATGCAGAAGTGCAATACACGGTCTTAAACGATCATTTATATTTTAAAGATGTTTCAACTGCTGCACAAACAGCATTGCAAACTCAGATTATCAATCCGGCACAATATGGAAATGCCGTTAATTACCTTGAAATAAAAGCCAATAAAGAATTTAAATTCGGGAAATTCGGATTTGATAATACCTTGTTATATCAAAAAGTTGATCAGTCAGAATCAATCGTAAACGTACCTGATTTCGTGACTAGAAATACATTGTACTATTCAAATTACTTTTTCAAAAAAGCATTGTATGCGCAAGGAGGAGTTGTATTTAATTATTTCACCAAATATTATGCTAACGGATACAATCCTGTAATTGGAGAATTCTATGTTCAAGATACCAAAGAAATTGGTGATTTTGCGACAATCGATCTTTTTATAAATGCAAGAATTCGTCAGACTCGTTTTTATTTGAAAGGAGAACATATAAATGCTCTTTTTTCAAAAGGAAACTATTACTCGGCGCCTAATTATCCATACCGTGATTTTGTAATCAGATTTGGTTTGGTTTGGAATTTCTTCCAATAA
- the lysS gene encoding lysine--tRNA ligase produces MALSEQEIIRREKLQNLRNLGINPYPANLFPVNHTSKQIKDSFEEGKKVIVAGRLMSVRDQGKACFAELQDSEGRIQLYVNRDVLCEGDDKTLYNQVFKKLTDLGDFIGIEGELFTTQVGAKCIRVTGFTFLSKTLRPLPLPKVDEEGNVHDAFNDAELRYRMRYVDLTVNPQVKETFIKRTKLFTAMRGYFNDAGYLEVDTPVLQSIPGGASARPFITHHNSLDIPLYMRIANELYLKRLIVGGFEGVYEFSRNFRNEGMDRTHNPEFTAMEIYVAYKDYNWMMEFAEGLLEHCAIAVNGTSEVTFGEHKINFKAPYARVTMTDSIKHFTGFDISGKTEQELFEAARGMGIEVDETMGKGKLIDEIFGAKCEGNYIQPTFITDYPKEMSPLCKEHRDNPDLTERFELMVCGKEIANAYSELNDPIDQRERFEDQMRLSEKGDDEANGIIDEDFLRALEYGMPPTSGMGIGMDRLIMYLTNNASIQEVLLFPQMRPEKKSAQIELSDEEKFIVDLLKKNEDKMDLQQLKITANLSGKKWDASMKNLSKHGVTKVVVDGEFKFVELVG; encoded by the coding sequence ATGGCATTATCAGAACAAGAAATCATCAGAAGAGAAAAACTTCAAAACTTACGCAACTTAGGTATTAATCCTTATCCAGCTAATCTTTTTCCTGTAAATCATACATCTAAGCAGATAAAGGACTCATTTGAAGAAGGTAAGAAGGTTATTGTTGCAGGACGTTTGATGAGTGTTCGTGATCAAGGTAAAGCTTGTTTTGCTGAGTTACAAGACAGTGAAGGACGTATTCAATTGTACGTAAACCGTGATGTTTTATGTGAAGGCGACGATAAAACTTTATACAACCAAGTTTTCAAAAAATTAACCGATTTAGGTGATTTTATTGGTATTGAAGGGGAATTGTTTACGACACAAGTTGGTGCAAAATGTATTCGCGTAACTGGTTTTACTTTCTTGAGTAAAACATTACGTCCGTTACCATTGCCAAAAGTTGACGAAGAAGGAAATGTACACGATGCGTTTAACGATGCTGAATTGCGTTACAGAATGCGTTATGTAGATTTAACGGTAAATCCGCAGGTTAAAGAAACTTTTATTAAACGTACCAAGTTATTTACAGCAATGCGTGGGTATTTTAACGATGCAGGATATTTAGAAGTTGACACTCCAGTTTTACAATCAATTCCTGGTGGTGCTTCGGCAAGACCTTTTATTACGCACCATAACTCGCTTGATATTCCGCTTTATATGCGTATTGCGAATGAGTTATACTTAAAAAGATTAATTGTTGGTGGATTTGAAGGTGTTTATGAGTTCTCTAGAAACTTCCGTAACGAAGGGATGGACAGAACGCATAATCCTGAGTTTACTGCAATGGAAATATATGTAGCCTACAAAGACTACAACTGGATGATGGAATTTGCTGAAGGCTTATTAGAGCACTGTGCAATTGCCGTAAACGGAACTAGTGAAGTTACTTTTGGCGAGCACAAAATCAATTTTAAAGCGCCTTACGCTCGTGTTACGATGACCGATTCTATCAAACATTTTACTGGTTTTGATATTTCTGGTAAAACCGAACAAGAATTGTTTGAAGCAGCACGCGGAATGGGAATTGAGGTTGACGAAACTATGGGTAAAGGAAAATTAATCGATGAGATTTTTGGAGCGAAATGTGAAGGAAATTATATTCAGCCAACTTTCATTACAGATTATCCAAAAGAAATGTCTCCGCTTTGTAAAGAGCACCGCGATAATCCAGATTTGACAGAACGTTTTGAATTAATGGTTTGCGGAAAAGAAATCGCAAATGCGTATTCTGAATTAAATGACCCAATTGACCAAAGAGAGCGTTTTGAAGACCAAATGCGTCTTTCTGAAAAAGGTGATGATGAAGCAAACGGAATTATCGACGAGGATTTCTTAAGAGCACTTGAGTACGGTATGCCTCCAACTTCTGGAATGGGAATTGGAATGGATCGTTTGATTATGTATTTAACAAATAATGCTTCTATACAGGAAGTTTTATTATTCCCACAAATGCGTCCTGAGAAAAAATCAGCTCAGATTGAACTTTCTGATGAAGAGAAGTTTATTGTAGATTTGTTGAAAAAAAATGAAGACAAAATGGATCTTCAGCAGTTAAAAATTACAGCTAATTTAAGCGGTAAAAAATGGGATGCATCTATGAAAAACTTATCGAAGCACGGTGTGACTAAAGTTGTTGTTGACGGTGAGTTTAAATTTGTCGAACTTGTTGGTTAA
- the lipB gene encoding lipoyl(octanoyl) transferase LipB, translating into MNKKIQLQDLGKRDYKSTWEYQEEIFKDIVDLKIKNRREELDLPTPNYLLFVEHPHVYTLGKSGDLENLLLNEKQLEAKGATFYKINRGGDITYHGPGQIVGYPILDLENFFTDIHKYLRLLEESIILTLAEYGLESGRSEGETGVWLGVGTPFARKICAMGVRASRWVTMHGFALNVNVDLGYFDNIIPCGIRGKGVTSLQVELGVEKVDEEEVKSKIVKHFKDLFEAEFV; encoded by the coding sequence ATGAATAAAAAAATTCAACTTCAGGACCTGGGAAAAAGAGATTATAAATCAACTTGGGAATATCAAGAAGAGATTTTTAAAGATATTGTTGATTTAAAAATCAAGAACAGAAGAGAAGAATTAGATCTGCCAACACCCAATTATTTATTATTTGTTGAGCATCCGCATGTGTATACTTTAGGCAAAAGCGGCGATCTGGAAAACTTATTATTAAACGAAAAACAATTAGAAGCCAAGGGAGCGACTTTTTATAAAATCAATCGTGGCGGCGACATTACATATCACGGACCTGGACAAATTGTAGGTTATCCTATTTTAGATTTAGAAAACTTCTTTACGGATATTCATAAATACCTGCGTTTACTAGAAGAATCTATTATTCTGACATTGGCAGAATACGGATTGGAATCGGGGAGAAGTGAAGGAGAAACGGGTGTTTGGCTGGGTGTAGGAACTCCGTTTGCACGTAAAATTTGCGCGATGGGAGTTCGAGCTTCACGCTGGGTAACCATGCACGGATTCGCTTTAAATGTAAATGTCGATTTAGGCTATTTTGATAATATTATTCCGTGTGGTATTCGAGGAAAAGGAGTTACTTCTTTACAAGTCGAACTTGGTGTGGAAAAAGTAGATGAGGAAGAAGTAAAATCCAAAATTGTCAAACATTTTAAAGATTTGTTTGAAGCCGAATTTGTTTAA
- a CDS encoding nuclear transport factor 2 family protein: MRKIYLLCFLFILSGLSAQKKDKLYPITIYEKAWQEKNNDARLKLIKSIWLEDSTFEDPSASIKGIAAFNNVIAEFYKKNPDAVLTSGAKVVKDNYVTWEWKVLDSKSNVIMTGRDFARLNGKGQVSKIIGFWDKEVTMSEADALKKLESENFNVVAQYFESVFKTKDFIKMSAVIEDGAIYNQAEGLPYGGTYTGFTEWTKMFTKSAEFFSLEVEKEPTYFSDASKNEVIIYFTVKCTAKKSGKSLSMPISEHFDLKNGKITAIRPFYFDTKQFAEFLKSKK, translated from the coding sequence ATGAGAAAAATTTACTTACTCTGTTTCCTTTTTATACTTAGCGGTCTTTCTGCCCAAAAGAAAGATAAATTATATCCCATTACGATTTATGAAAAAGCATGGCAGGAAAAGAATAATGATGCCAGACTAAAACTTATAAAATCGATTTGGCTAGAAGACAGTACTTTTGAAGATCCATCGGCATCTATAAAAGGAATTGCGGCATTTAATAATGTGATAGCTGAATTTTACAAAAAAAATCCAGATGCGGTTTTAACATCAGGAGCCAAAGTTGTAAAAGACAATTATGTAACTTGGGAATGGAAAGTTCTGGATTCAAAAAGCAATGTTATCATGACTGGACGTGATTTTGCCAGATTAAACGGCAAAGGTCAGGTAAGTAAAATTATTGGTTTTTGGGACAAAGAAGTAACAATGTCTGAAGCGGATGCTTTAAAAAAACTCGAATCAGAAAATTTTAATGTCGTGGCTCAATATTTCGAATCTGTTTTTAAAACTAAAGATTTCATTAAAATGTCGGCAGTAATCGAAGACGGAGCGATTTATAATCAGGCAGAAGGACTTCCATATGGCGGAACCTATACAGGATTTACAGAATGGACTAAAATGTTTACCAAGTCGGCTGAATTCTTTAGTTTGGAAGTAGAAAAAGAACCAACTTATTTTAGTGACGCTTCTAAAAATGAAGTCATTATTTATTTCACTGTAAAATGTACTGCTAAAAAATCAGGCAAATCACTTTCAATGCCTATTTCAGAACACTTTGATTTGAAAAACGGAAAAATTACGGCAATACGACCGTTTTATTTTGATACGAAACAATTTGCAGAGTTCTTAAAAAGTAAAAAGTAA
- a CDS encoding ribonuclease HII, whose protein sequence is MLEKNFSGFVLETGTDEAGRGCLAGPVTAAAIILPADFENAILNDSKQLSEKTRALLRPVIEEQALCFAVTHLFPDEIDEINILNASMKGMQECILKLKHIPEFIIVDGNRSLNAKLGLKNTFGRQFSTDEIALLKSIPNQSIIKGDGKYLSIAAASILAKTYRDEYMDQIHEEFPMYNWKQNKGYPTKEHREAIKEFGTTKYHRMSFRLLPEQLELDLF, encoded by the coding sequence ATGCTTGAAAAAAATTTCTCAGGATTTGTTTTAGAAACCGGAACTGATGAAGCAGGACGAGGCTGTCTTGCAGGTCCTGTAACGGCAGCTGCGATAATTCTCCCAGCAGATTTTGAGAATGCTATTTTAAATGACAGTAAACAATTGTCTGAAAAAACAAGAGCGCTGTTAAGACCTGTAATTGAAGAACAAGCTCTTTGTTTTGCTGTAACACATTTATTTCCAGATGAGATTGATGAAATAAATATTTTAAATGCTTCGATGAAAGGTATGCAGGAATGTATTTTGAAATTAAAACATATTCCTGAATTTATTATTGTAGATGGAAATCGTTCTTTAAATGCTAAACTTGGACTTAAAAATACTTTTGGAAGACAGTTTTCTACAGACGAAATTGCTCTTTTAAAATCGATTCCAAACCAAAGCATTATAAAAGGGGACGGAAAATATTTAAGCATTGCCGCCGCATCTATTTTAGCCAAAACATATCGTGACGAATATATGGATCAAATTCACGAGGAATTTCCAATGTACAACTGGAAACAAAACAAAGGATATCCAACAAAAGAACATCGGGAAGCAATTAAAGAATTTGGTACAACAAAATACCACCGAATGAGTTTTAGACTCTTACCCGAACAATTAGAATTGGATTTGTTCTAA
- a CDS encoding 2-hydroxyacid dehydrogenase yields the protein MSLASTSTRNKIAFFSTQPYDKTFFNTYNEDFGFQLDFFETQLNQQTAALIEECEIVCVFVNDIVNEAVIKQLAEKNVKIIALRCAGFNNVDLEAAKKYNLKVCRVPAYSPQAVAEHAMAMILTLNRKTHKAYNRVREQNFSLNGLLGFDLYGKTIGIIGTGNIGKAFAKIALGFGCKVLAYDIVENDDMIRDGVSFVSLEEIFKSSDIISLHCPLNDQTKHVINKTSISFMKENVMIINTSRGGLIETACVIEGLKEGKIGYLGIDVYEQEEKLFFRDLSADIIQDDAIQRLMSFPNVLVTAHQAFFTNEALTQIALVTFNNIKSLLEQNDIENKAALLV from the coding sequence ATGAGTTTAGCGAGTACTTCCACTAGAAATAAAATTGCTTTTTTCTCAACACAGCCTTACGATAAAACCTTCTTCAATACCTACAATGAAGATTTTGGTTTTCAATTGGACTTTTTTGAAACACAGTTAAATCAGCAGACTGCTGCTTTAATTGAAGAATGTGAGATTGTCTGTGTTTTTGTAAATGATATTGTAAACGAAGCTGTAATAAAACAATTGGCAGAGAAAAACGTAAAAATAATTGCCTTGCGCTGTGCCGGTTTTAATAATGTTGATTTAGAAGCGGCGAAAAAATATAACCTCAAAGTTTGCCGAGTTCCGGCTTATTCTCCACAAGCAGTTGCAGAACATGCTATGGCAATGATTTTGACTTTAAACAGAAAAACACATAAAGCATATAATAGAGTAAGAGAACAGAATTTCTCTTTAAACGGATTATTAGGTTTTGATTTGTATGGAAAAACAATCGGAATTATTGGAACGGGAAACATAGGAAAAGCTTTTGCGAAGATAGCATTAGGTTTCGGCTGTAAAGTTTTGGCTTATGATATTGTCGAAAATGATGACATGATACGAGATGGTGTTTCTTTTGTGAGTTTAGAAGAAATTTTTAAATCAAGCGATATTATTTCGCTTCATTGTCCGCTGAATGATCAGACAAAACATGTTATCAACAAAACCTCTATTTCGTTTATGAAAGAAAATGTGATGATAATCAATACAAGCCGAGGCGGGTTAATAGAAACGGCTTGTGTTATTGAAGGTTTAAAAGAAGGTAAAATTGGTTATCTCGGAATTGATGTTTACGAACAGGAGGAGAAATTGTTCTTTAGAGATTTATCGGCAGATATTATTCAAGACGACGCCATTCAGCGTTTAATGAGTTTTCCGAATGTTTTGGTAACCGCACATCAGGCGTTTTTTACCAACGAAGCTTTAACGCAGATTGCCTTGGTGACTTTCAATAATATTAAATCTCTTTTGGAGCAGAATGATATTGAAAACAAAGCCGCATTATTAGTTTAG
- a CDS encoding SPFH domain-containing protein, giving the protein MKKLLIAAMLFVGIAGFAQDKKERLTPEQRNEKQLQKLTTELNLDTNQQAQVKQLLADRSAKVEKLREAREAQKDSDVKPTASEREAFRNELKAEKEANDAKMKSILNADQYTKWKSIQEENKEKAKDRIREYRKDKN; this is encoded by the coding sequence ATGAAAAAACTATTAATCGCAGCTATGTTATTCGTTGGAATAGCAGGTTTTGCACAAGACAAAAAAGAAAGACTTACTCCTGAACAGCGAAACGAAAAACAATTACAAAAATTAACTACAGAATTAAATCTTGATACTAATCAGCAGGCTCAGGTTAAACAGCTTTTAGCAGACAGAAGTGCAAAAGTTGAAAAATTAAGAGAAGCTCGAGAGGCACAAAAAGATAGCGACGTTAAGCCAACTGCATCAGAAAGAGAAGCTTTTAGAAATGAATTAAAAGCTGAAAAAGAAGCCAATGATGCTAAAATGAAATCTATTTTGAATGCTGACCAGTATACAAAATGGAAATCTATTCAGGAAGAAAACAAGGAAAAAGCTAAAGATAGAATAAGAGAATATCGAAAAGATAAAAACTAA